In Criblamydia sequanensis CRIB-18, the DNA window TCGTGGGTTAGGTCCGCAATGATATCGCCTGTATCCGCGTCTTTAATTAAAGTTCCACATGGCACTTTTAAAACAAGATCCTTCCCTTTCTTACCTTGACGGTTGTTAGGTCCGCCTGAACCTCCGGATTCAGCTCTAATGATCCTTTTATGGCGGTAGGGATCAAGAGAAGGAATTTGAACATCGGCTTCTATAAAAACAGAACCGCCTGGGCCCCCGTTGCCTCCCCAAGGTCCTCCTTTCGGAATGTATTTTTCGCGTCTCCAGGAGACAAGGCCATTCCCTCCATTTCCTGCCGAAATTTCTAAGGTGACTCGATCGATGAACATATGGGGCGCCAGTTTTTTAATTTTGAAAACGGTTTATTATAAATACCGTAAAGATTTTTTAAAAGGAGCTAATTACTTTATTACGGATAAACAAATTAGTTTGAATAAAAAAAAAGCGAAGCTTGGGGCTTCGCTTAAGAGAATTAAACTTTCGAGAAGAGCTAGATTTTACATGCCAGCTTCGATGTAAACAACTGTCCTGTCGCTTTTTTGAAAAGTGACAATGCCGTCTACCAAAGCAAAAAGTGTATCATCATTTCCGCGACCGACATTTCGGCCGGGATGCCACTTAGTTCCTCTTTGTCTAACTAAAATACTTCCGGCCTTAACGACTTCTCCGGAACCCACTTTGACGCCTAAACGTTTAGCTCTTGAATCGCGTCCGTTTCTTGTTGAGCCTTGACCTTTCTTGTGTGCCATTGATGCCTCCTGCCTTACTTCGCTTTTCCAATTTTCATGATCTTAACTTTGGAATAATGCTGACGGTGGCCAATAAGCTTGCGTTGACGCTTGCGTTTTTTGTATTTAGCGCTACGAATTTTTGGGCCGACTGTTTCGCCAAGAATTTCGCCTGTAACGACAAATCCGCTTGGAGCTCCAAGTCTATGTTCTTTTCCGTCGAATGAAAAAAGTATGTCTGTAAAATCGATGTTTTTCTCTTGAGCATTTAAAAGCTCAACATGAATGACATCTCCCTCGGCAACTCTATATTGCTTGCTGCCGCTTTTGATGATAGCGTACATTTCTGTCTTCTCCTGAATCTCGAAAATCTAACGAATCCGTTAATTTATAGGAATTGCGGTTTAAAATCAACCCAAAAACAAAGAAACTTTCAAGAAGGTGAGCTTGAGCCTATCGGCTTTTTGATAAAATCTTATCGATAATTGTTATTATGGAGATTTCTTCATACCAAAATCAATAAAGATGATCATTAGGGAACATTTTTGTTCTATGAAAAAGATTTAATAATATCTTTTTCAAAATAGCATTACCAACCTAAGAATTAATATCAAATTAGCAAACATTGTCTGCCTAAATAAAAAGTTATGAATATATCGGATTCATACCTCAGCCTCTGATCACACTATAATCCAACGGAAAGCTTAGATTTTATCAATACACTAACCGGCATGACATTTTGCGTGAATCCCCTTCCTTTTTTTAAGTAAAACTTCTACTAAGGGCTTAAAAAAGTAAATTCACTATCATTATTTAGGGTCGGTTTTTATGCATAATATAATCGCCGCTGTGTCTATCGCTACCTATAATATTTTAGATCCCTTTTACGCCGTCTATTGGGCAGAACCTGCAGGGCTTAATGAAGAGGGGCTTGCCGCCTCAAGAGAAACGCTTCGAGCTTCAGCTCAAACGATGGACAAAGATTGGGAAACTTATAGTAATTGGAATCAAAGGCAGGAAACCGTGGCAAAAAACATTCAGTCAGCGGATATCGTCTGTCTTCAGGAAGTTTCAGAAACAACCCTTGCTAACCTTCAAGAACTCACCAACTATCAATTAGCTGCAGTAAGCTATAGCCATATCCCCGGGCTTCCCTCCTTTGGCAACGCTATCCTTTATAACAAAGAGAAAGTGAATTTAGAAGAAGGCAGTGTTTTAACTTGTGAATCTCCGCCGGCAATTCGCGGTGCAGCGGTCGGCATTTTCAAAATTGGTACTAAACTAATTAAAGTAGCAAGCCTTCATTTATCAGGTTATTATTCGAAAGAGCCGGATCTTATAAAAAAGCAAGCCTCGAAAAAAAGGGGCTTTGATGAACTGCAAAATTTTAAGAGGCAAATAGAATCTCAAGTTCAGGGTTTAGACGGCATTGTCATTGCGGGCGATTTTAATGAATCCAAGGATGAAGAGGAACAAGAATTATATAGGCCCGGGGTTTTGATGGAAGCAGGTTACCTTTGTGATAACTGCTTTAGTGCGACAGAACCTTTAAAAAACCGTAAAATAGACTGGCTTTTCTTTAAATCCCTAAAAGGGGAAGAGCCGGCTTTGACCCCCCTTGGATTAGAAGAATTAAAACAAGCCTCCGACCACCACATGAGCGGCACAGGCCTTGAATGGAGAAATTAAAATTATTGCGAAGATAACGAGAGTATCGCCTCTGGCATAAAGATTTAAGAAAATTTGATACCTCATCTATTTAAGTCATCTTAAATTAGCCTAAGGTCTCTTATTAAAAAGGGACGTCATTTGGGAAAATCCATTTGAAAGATAAACCGCGTCTGCCTAAAAGAAGAGGGAACCCCGTTTTAAGGATAGAACATGGCCTCTCTCATCCAAGGTCTTCATCACATTACAGCGCTTGCAAAAGACCCTCAAAAAAATCTGGATTTTTATGCCGGGATCTTAGGGCTTAGATTAGTTAAAAAAACGGTCAATTTTGACGCTCCCGAAATTTATCACCTCTACTATGGTGATGAAAAAGGATCCCCGGGAACAATTATGACGTTTTTTCCCTACCCTGACATCCCGAAAGGACGGCAAGGGAAAGGACAGCTTACCACCACTTCTTTTTCTATCTCAGAAAAATCGATCGACTACTGGATCAATCGTTTTGAGAAATGGAATGTCTCTTTTAGAAAACCCGTTTCCCGATTCGAGGAAATCGTTTTGTCTTTTGAAGATAACGAAGGGCTTTCTCTTGAGCTTGTGGCGGGTAAAGAGGATAAGCGAGAAGGCTTTACAAAGGGACCTCTTCCCAAAGAACATGCGCTAAAAGGTTTTTATGGCATTACGCTTTCTCTTGAATGCATCAAGAAAACAGCAGCTCTACTGACCGAACAATTAGATTATCAATTAGTTCGGGAAGAAAAAAATCGCTTCCGCTATGCTTCTAAAATAAACGGCTCCGAGCAATTTGTGGATCTTCTTTTATC includes these proteins:
- the rpmA gene encoding 50S ribosomal protein L27, translated to MAHKKGQGSTRNGRDSRAKRLGVKVGSGEVVKAGSILVRQRGTKWHPGRNVGRGNDDTLFALVDGIVTFQKSDRTVVYIEAGM
- the rplU gene encoding 50S ribosomal protein L21, which codes for MYAIIKSGSKQYRVAEGDVIHVELLNAQEKNIDFTDILFSFDGKEHRLGAPSGFVVTGEILGETVGPKIRSAKYKKRKRQRKLIGHRQHYSKVKIMKIGKAK
- a CDS encoding endonuclease/exonuclease/phosphatase family protein yields the protein MHNIIAAVSIATYNILDPFYAVYWAEPAGLNEEGLAASRETLRASAQTMDKDWETYSNWNQRQETVAKNIQSADIVCLQEVSETTLANLQELTNYQLAAVSYSHIPGLPSFGNAILYNKEKVNLEEGSVLTCESPPAIRGAAVGIFKIGTKLIKVASLHLSGYYSKEPDLIKKQASKKRGFDELQNFKRQIESQVQGLDGIVIAGDFNESKDEEEQELYRPGVLMEAGYLCDNCFSATEPLKNRKIDWLFFKSLKGEEPALTPLGLEELKQASDHHMSGTGLEWRN
- a CDS encoding ring-cleaving dioxygenase, whose product is MASLIQGLHHITALAKDPQKNLDFYAGILGLRLVKKTVNFDAPEIYHLYYGDEKGSPGTIMTFFPYPDIPKGRQGKGQLTTTSFSISEKSIDYWINRFEKWNVSFRKPVSRFEEIVLSFEDNEGLSLELVAGKEDKREGFTKGPLPKEHALKGFYGITLSLECIKKTAALLTEQLDYQLVREEKNRFRYASKINGSEQFVDLLLSPDSLRGLSGYGTVHHVAFATESNQTEQQVQSKLSNAGFNVTPVIDREYFHSIYFREPGGVLFEVATYPPGFTRDESLENLGSALKLPPWEEAHRKRIEKGLPELSFDKDRFLD